A part of Micromonospora chersina genomic DNA contains:
- a CDS encoding aldo/keto reductase family protein has protein sequence MEFRHLGRSGLLVSEISYGNWITHGSQVEEEAATACVRAALDTGITTFDTADVYAGTKAEEVLGRALKGERREGLEIFTKVYWPTGPGRNDRGLSRKHIMESINGSLRRLQTDYVDLYQAHRYDYSTPLEETMEAFADIVHSGKAHYIGVSEWKASQIRQAHALARELRVPLVSNQPQYSMLWRVIEAEVIPTSEELGVGQIVWSPMAQGVLSGKYLPGQPPPAGSRATDEKSGAGFIASWLSDDVLTRVQRLKPLAEQAGLTMPQLAVAWVLQNPNVSSAIVGASRPEQVHDNVKAAGVKLDADLLKAIDEIVEPVTERDPAKTESPAQRP, from the coding sequence ATGGAATTCCGACACCTAGGCCGATCGGGCCTGCTGGTCAGCGAGATCTCGTACGGCAACTGGATCACCCACGGGTCGCAGGTCGAGGAGGAGGCGGCGACCGCCTGCGTGCGGGCCGCCCTCGACACCGGCATCACCACCTTCGACACGGCCGACGTCTACGCCGGCACGAAGGCCGAGGAGGTGCTCGGCCGCGCGCTGAAGGGCGAGCGGCGCGAGGGGCTGGAGATCTTCACCAAGGTGTACTGGCCGACCGGGCCGGGCCGCAACGACCGCGGCCTGTCCCGCAAGCACATCATGGAGTCGATCAACGGCTCGCTGCGCCGCCTCCAGACCGACTACGTGGACCTCTACCAGGCCCACCGCTACGACTACAGCACCCCCCTCGAGGAGACGATGGAGGCGTTCGCCGACATCGTGCACTCCGGCAAGGCGCACTACATCGGCGTCTCCGAGTGGAAGGCGTCGCAGATCCGCCAGGCGCACGCGCTCGCCCGCGAGCTGCGCGTCCCGCTGGTCTCCAACCAGCCGCAGTACTCGATGCTGTGGCGGGTCATCGAGGCCGAGGTCATCCCCACCAGCGAGGAGCTGGGCGTCGGCCAGATCGTGTGGTCGCCGATGGCCCAGGGCGTGCTGTCCGGCAAGTACCTGCCGGGCCAGCCGCCGCCGGCCGGTTCCCGCGCCACCGACGAGAAGTCCGGCGCGGGCTTCATCGCGTCCTGGCTGAGCGACGACGTACTCACCCGGGTGCAGCGGCTCAAGCCCCTGGCCGAGCAGGCGGGGCTCACCATGCCGCAGCTCGCCGTCGCCTGGGTGCTGCAGAACCCGAACGTCTCCTCGGCGATCGTCGGCGCGTCCCGGCCGGAGCAGGTGCACGACAACGTGAAGGCGGCGGGCGTGAAGCTCGACGCCGACCTGCTCAAGGCCATCGACGAGATCGTCGAGCCGGTCACCGAGCGGGACCCGGCGAAGACCGAGAGCCCGGCGCAGCGTCCGTGA
- a CDS encoding DUF2314 domain-containing protein, with product MLITDDFLPVPVPESLDATYLVPIVGLPKVSPKTAVEGLAGRLAEPVHGLAKQMLDSPLMTVDTRPVSEFPELPPDLLTAFGATEAQLARLAAATHLVVVQAEYRPGWPPAHEWAARAVAAAVAETVDGDVVDVFGLQFLDPAAALRSLPDEQGRIRLVDWVLVPYSSDADGLWFTTKGLRRFGLLELQAQGVPDHLTRAWGAVMTGAARRLLRDWTEGLAGEEVPAFVQLPVLATVTGHDIAVAYGNPEQHGATAPVLLRLELDPATDPDADSFLTLNPPPGHPGPPGRYFAAACATLFNGIQPDVRYARSGDAMSRAIATARAALDDIRARFLAGGLPAESQLVVKYGLPGDDGPEYVWAGVTSWDTPERIVGASASDAAGDPTVRIGAPVVVEAADVVDWAVLDGTGVIEGGWTQAVLDAGEPPTDS from the coding sequence ATGCTCATCACGGACGACTTCCTGCCCGTACCGGTGCCCGAGTCGCTGGACGCGACCTACCTGGTGCCGATCGTCGGACTGCCGAAGGTGAGCCCGAAGACCGCGGTGGAGGGGCTCGCCGGACGGCTCGCCGAGCCGGTGCACGGGCTGGCCAAGCAGATGCTGGACAGCCCGCTGATGACCGTGGACACCCGGCCGGTCAGCGAGTTCCCCGAGCTGCCGCCGGACCTGCTCACCGCGTTCGGGGCGACCGAGGCGCAGCTGGCCCGGCTGGCCGCCGCCACGCATCTCGTCGTGGTGCAGGCCGAGTACCGGCCGGGCTGGCCGCCGGCGCACGAGTGGGCGGCCCGGGCGGTGGCCGCGGCGGTCGCCGAAACGGTCGACGGGGACGTCGTGGACGTCTTCGGGCTCCAGTTCCTCGACCCGGCGGCCGCGCTGCGGTCCCTCCCCGACGAGCAGGGCCGGATCCGGCTGGTCGACTGGGTGCTGGTGCCGTACTCGTCGGACGCCGACGGGCTGTGGTTCACCACGAAGGGGCTGCGCCGCTTCGGCCTGCTGGAGCTCCAGGCCCAGGGCGTGCCGGACCACCTCACCCGCGCGTGGGGCGCGGTGATGACCGGGGCCGCCCGGCGGCTGCTGCGGGACTGGACCGAGGGGCTGGCCGGCGAGGAGGTGCCGGCGTTCGTGCAGCTCCCGGTGCTCGCCACGGTGACCGGGCACGACATCGCGGTCGCGTACGGCAATCCGGAGCAGCACGGTGCGACGGCGCCGGTGCTGCTGCGGCTGGAGCTGGACCCGGCGACCGACCCGGACGCCGACTCGTTCCTCACCCTCAACCCGCCGCCCGGGCACCCGGGCCCGCCCGGCCGCTACTTCGCCGCCGCCTGCGCGACCCTGTTCAACGGCATCCAGCCCGACGTCCGGTACGCCCGCTCGGGCGACGCGATGAGCCGGGCCATCGCCACGGCCCGCGCCGCGCTGGACGACATCCGGGCCCGCTTCCTCGCCGGCGGGCTCCCCGCCGAGAGCCAGCTCGTGGTCAAGTACGGCCTGCCCGGCGACGACGGCCCCGAGTACGTCTGGGCCGGGGTGACCTCGTGGGACACCCCGGAGCGGATCGTCGGGGCGAGCGCCAGCGACGCCGCCGGCGACCCGACGGTCCGGATCGGCGCCCCGGTGGTGGTGGAGGCCGCCGACGTCGTCGACTGGGCCGTGCTGGACGGCACGGGCGTCATCGAGGGCGGCTGGACCCAGGCGGTCCTCGACGCCGGCGAACCCCCCACGGACTCCTGA
- a CDS encoding adenosylcobinamide-GDP ribazoletransferase — protein sequence MPTEVRLADGIRLALTTFTTAPVRAGRVDRGAAGTAMALAPAVGALLGALLAAVLLLVAAVAPPLVAAGVTVALGALLTRGLHLDGLADTVDALGSYRRGPAALEIMKKPDVGPFGVVALVVVLLLQAAVLAELAGRSRPAALAAVVAATAAGRLGVALACRRGVPAARPEGLGALVAGTVGPVALVAGTAAVALLAVPAVPGRPWQGPLAVLAALAVAAGLLRHLVRRLGGITGDVLGALVEIVTTLSYLGLVLSA from the coding sequence GTGCCGACTGAGGTCCGGCTCGCCGACGGGATCCGGCTGGCGCTCACCACCTTCACGACGGCGCCGGTGCGCGCCGGCCGGGTGGACCGGGGCGCGGCCGGCACCGCCATGGCGCTCGCCCCGGCGGTCGGCGCGCTGCTCGGCGCGCTGCTCGCTGCCGTACTGCTGCTCGTCGCGGCGGTCGCGCCCCCGCTGGTCGCCGCCGGGGTGACCGTCGCGCTGGGCGCGCTGCTGACCCGGGGCCTGCATTTGGACGGGCTGGCCGACACCGTGGACGCGCTCGGCTCCTACCGGCGCGGGCCGGCCGCGCTGGAGATCATGAAGAAGCCGGACGTCGGCCCGTTCGGGGTGGTGGCGCTGGTGGTCGTACTCCTGCTCCAGGCCGCGGTGCTCGCGGAGCTGGCCGGGCGGTCCCGGCCGGCGGCGCTCGCGGCGGTGGTCGCCGCGACGGCGGCCGGCCGGCTGGGCGTCGCGCTGGCCTGCCGGCGCGGGGTGCCGGCGGCGCGGCCGGAGGGGCTGGGCGCGCTGGTGGCCGGCACGGTGGGCCCGGTCGCGCTGGTGGCCGGCACGGCGGCCGTCGCCCTGCTGGCCGTGCCGGCGGTGCCGGGCCGCCCGTGGCAGGGGCCGCTCGCCGTGCTCGCCGCGCTCGCCGTCGCGGCCGGGCTGCTGCGGCATCTGGTACGCCGGCTCGGCGGGATCACCGGCGACGTGCTGGGGGCCCTCGTGGAGATCGTCACCACGCTGTCCTACCTGGGACTGGTGCTGTCCGCCTGA
- the gcvT gene encoding glycine cleavage system aminomethyltransferase GcvT yields MTEVTSDAAATRLRRSPLHERHTALGAKFAPFGGWEMPLEYAGGGVLKEHTAVRTGVGVFDVSHLGKARVTGPGAADFVNSCLSNDLGRIGPGKAQYTLCCDDATGGVVDDIIAYLHADDHVFLVPNAANTAEVVRRLRAVAPDGVVVTDEHEAYAVLAVQGPRSAELLAALGLPTEHDYMSFSTASLEGVELTVCRTGYTGELGYELVVPAGDALAVWDALFAAGAAYELRACGLAARDTLRTEMGYPLHGQDLSLDITPVQARSGWAVGWDKPAFWGRDVLRAEKAAGPARTLRGLEAVDRAIPRPGMAVYAGDKQVGTITSGTFSPTKKQGIALALIDTDPKLPDGETLEVDIRGRRAQMRLTRPPFVEPSVR; encoded by the coding sequence ATGACCGAGGTGACCTCCGACGCCGCCGCGACCCGGCTGCGCCGTTCCCCCCTGCACGAGCGGCACACCGCGCTCGGCGCGAAGTTCGCCCCCTTCGGGGGCTGGGAGATGCCGCTCGAGTACGCCGGCGGCGGCGTCCTCAAGGAGCACACGGCCGTGCGTACCGGTGTTGGCGTCTTCGACGTCTCGCACCTCGGCAAGGCCCGGGTCACCGGGCCGGGCGCCGCGGACTTCGTGAACTCCTGCCTCTCCAACGACCTCGGCCGGATCGGCCCGGGCAAGGCCCAGTACACGCTCTGCTGCGACGACGCCACCGGCGGCGTGGTGGACGACATCATCGCCTACCTGCACGCCGACGACCACGTGTTCCTGGTGCCGAACGCGGCGAACACCGCCGAGGTGGTCCGCCGGTTGCGCGCCGTGGCGCCCGACGGCGTGGTCGTCACCGACGAGCACGAGGCGTACGCGGTGCTCGCCGTCCAGGGGCCGCGTTCGGCGGAGCTGCTGGCCGCGCTCGGCCTGCCTACGGAGCACGACTACATGAGCTTCTCGACCGCCTCGCTGGAGGGCGTCGAGCTGACCGTCTGTCGCACCGGCTACACCGGCGAGCTCGGCTACGAGCTGGTCGTACCGGCCGGCGACGCGCTCGCCGTCTGGGACGCGCTGTTCGCCGCCGGTGCGGCGTACGAGCTGCGCGCCTGCGGCCTGGCCGCGCGGGACACGCTGCGCACCGAGATGGGGTACCCGCTGCACGGGCAGGACCTCTCCCTGGACATCACCCCCGTGCAGGCCCGCTCCGGCTGGGCGGTCGGCTGGGACAAGCCGGCCTTCTGGGGTCGCGACGTGCTGCGGGCCGAGAAGGCCGCCGGCCCCGCCCGCACGCTGCGCGGCCTGGAGGCGGTCGACCGGGCCATCCCGCGCCCCGGCATGGCCGTCTACGCCGGTGACAAGCAGGTCGGCACGATCACCAGCGGCACCTTCAGCCCGACGAAGAAGCAGGGCATCGCCCTGGCCCTGATCGACACCGACCCGAAGCTCCCCGACGGCGAGACGCTGGAGGTCGACATCCGCGGCCGCCGCGCCCAGATGCGCCTGACCCGCCCACCCTTCGTGGAGCCCTCGGTCCGCTGA
- a CDS encoding site-2 protease family protein, whose protein sequence is MTGYDRPRDPLVLGVPRAAFRPSAIFLALVAIFVTSGVMTWNRFGNVRFDVFLFVVSGWLISLCLHEYAHAVVAYRAGDRDIAHRGYLTLNPLKYTNPLLSIVLPVVVVLLGGIGLPGGAVWVDRHAIPGRLRHTLVSLAGPATNVLFTLLLVLAVRVGLGVGGPLEFWAGVGLLAFLQLTASVLNLLPVPGLDGGNMIQPWLSPEYRRMYDLFAPYGFILLFALLWSPRIGNWFFGAVFDVADFLGLPPQLYVLGLELIRFWRG, encoded by the coding sequence ATGACGGGTTACGACCGGCCGCGTGACCCGCTGGTGCTCGGGGTGCCCCGGGCGGCGTTCCGGCCCAGCGCGATCTTCCTGGCCCTGGTCGCGATCTTCGTGACCAGCGGGGTGATGACCTGGAACCGGTTCGGCAACGTCCGGTTCGACGTCTTCCTCTTCGTGGTCTCCGGCTGGCTGATCTCGCTCTGCCTGCACGAGTACGCGCACGCCGTGGTCGCGTACCGGGCGGGGGACCGGGACATCGCCCACCGGGGCTACCTGACGTTGAACCCGCTGAAGTACACCAACCCGCTGCTGTCCATCGTGCTGCCGGTCGTGGTGGTGCTGCTGGGCGGCATCGGCCTGCCCGGCGGCGCGGTGTGGGTGGACCGGCACGCCATCCCCGGCCGGCTGCGGCACACCCTGGTCAGCCTGGCCGGCCCGGCCACCAACGTGCTGTTCACCCTGCTGCTGGTGCTGGCCGTGCGGGTCGGCCTGGGCGTGGGTGGCCCGCTGGAGTTCTGGGCGGGCGTCGGGCTGCTGGCGTTCCTCCAGCTCACCGCCAGCGTGCTCAACCTGCTGCCGGTGCCCGGGCTGGACGGCGGCAACATGATCCAGCCGTGGCTGAGCCCGGAATACCGGCGGATGTACGACCTGTTCGCCCCGTACGGTTTCATCCTGCTGTTCGCGCTGCTGTGGAGCCCGCGGATCGGCAACTGGTTCTTCGGCGCCGTCTTCGACGTGGCGGACTTCCTCGGGCTGCCGCCCCAGCTCTACGTGCTCGGGCTCGAACTCATCAGGTTCTGGCGGGGCTGA
- a CDS encoding leucyl aminopeptidase: MTSPRTTLSLVDTDPAELAVDAIVIGVHSQTTEQESGSPAGALLLASGAESIAAAFDGKLTETLALLGATGGPGEVIKLATLGTVTAPVVAAVGLGPEPSGAAPAPETLRRAAGAAVRALAGAARVALALPLPDDADAPAALRAVGEGALLGGYRFAGYKTKPQPARRTPVAEVLVAVPDAADATAQAEVTRAQAVAGAVLTSRDWVNTAPNELRPPSFADAVATAGREAGLGVEVLDEAALAAGGYGGILAVGQGSEAPPRLVKLTYTPEGGGNGKRVALVGKGITFDTGGISIKPAQGMWEMKSDMAGAAAVGAAMLAVAALKPSVAVTGYLPMAENMPSGTSYRPGDVITMYSGKRVEVLNTDAEGRMILADAIARACEDGADYLFETSTLTGGQVIALGKKIAGVMGTPELCERVRAAGDATGEPAWPMPLPDDVRKGMDSDVADISQVNAGMDRAGHMLQGGVFLREFVTDEVAWAHIDIAGPGYHSGEATGYWTKGGTGVPVRTLLHLVDDVAANG, from the coding sequence GTGACATCGCCCCGCACCACCCTCAGCCTGGTCGACACCGACCCCGCCGAACTCGCCGTCGACGCGATCGTGATCGGCGTGCACAGCCAGACCACGGAGCAGGAGTCCGGCTCACCCGCCGGCGCCCTGCTGCTGGCCAGCGGCGCGGAGAGCATCGCCGCCGCGTTCGACGGCAAGCTGACCGAGACGCTGGCCCTGCTCGGCGCCACCGGCGGCCCCGGTGAGGTGATCAAGCTGGCCACGCTGGGCACGGTCACCGCCCCGGTGGTCGCCGCCGTCGGGCTCGGCCCGGAGCCGTCCGGCGCCGCCCCGGCCCCGGAGACCCTGCGCCGGGCGGCCGGCGCCGCGGTGCGGGCTCTGGCCGGCGCCGCCCGCGTCGCGCTCGCCCTGCCGCTGCCCGACGACGCCGACGCCCCGGCCGCGCTGCGCGCGGTCGGCGAGGGCGCGCTGCTCGGCGGCTACCGGTTCGCCGGCTACAAGACCAAGCCGCAGCCGGCCCGGCGCACGCCGGTGGCCGAGGTGCTGGTCGCGGTGCCGGACGCGGCGGACGCGACCGCCCAGGCCGAGGTCACCCGCGCCCAGGCGGTGGCCGGTGCGGTGCTGACCAGCCGGGACTGGGTCAACACGGCCCCGAACGAGCTGCGCCCGCCGTCGTTCGCCGACGCCGTGGCCACCGCCGGCCGGGAGGCCGGGCTCGGCGTGGAGGTGCTCGACGAGGCGGCGCTGGCCGCCGGCGGCTACGGCGGCATCCTCGCCGTCGGCCAGGGTTCGGAGGCCCCGCCGCGGCTGGTCAAGCTGACCTACACCCCCGAGGGTGGCGGCAACGGCAAGCGGGTGGCGCTGGTCGGCAAGGGCATCACCTTCGACACCGGCGGCATCTCGATCAAGCCGGCCCAGGGCATGTGGGAGATGAAGTCCGACATGGCGGGCGCGGCGGCGGTCGGCGCGGCCATGCTGGCGGTCGCGGCGCTCAAGCCGTCCGTCGCGGTCACCGGCTACCTGCCGATGGCGGAGAACATGCCGTCGGGCACCAGCTACCGGCCGGGCGACGTGATCACCATGTACAGCGGCAAGCGGGTCGAGGTGCTGAACACCGACGCCGAGGGCCGGATGATCCTGGCCGACGCCATCGCCCGGGCCTGCGAGGACGGCGCGGACTACCTGTTCGAGACCTCCACGCTGACCGGCGGCCAGGTGATCGCGCTGGGCAAGAAGATCGCCGGCGTGATGGGCACCCCGGAGCTGTGCGAGCGGGTCCGGGCCGCGGGTGACGCCACCGGCGAGCCGGCCTGGCCGATGCCGCTGCCGGACGACGTGCGCAAGGGCATGGACTCCGACGTCGCCGACATCTCGCAGGTCAACGCCGGCATGGACCGGGCGGGCCACATGCTCCAGGGCGGCGTCTTCCTGCGGGAGTTCGTCACCGACGAGGTGGCCTGGGCGCACATCGACATCGCCGGCCCCGGCTACCACTCGGGCGAGGCCACCGGCTACTGGACCAAGGGCGGCACCGGCGTCCCGGTGCGTACGCTGCTGCACCTGGTCGACGACGTCGCCGCCAACGGCTGA
- a CDS encoding bifunctional adenosylcobinamide kinase/adenosylcobinamide-phosphate guanylyltransferase encodes MSVDGWNTLLVLGGIRSGKSEFAESVVADAPTVRYVATAPAGDPEDTEWATRLAAHRARRPGSWTTEETAADPGRLAEVIAAAGPNETLLVDDLGGWVTVLLDPAHQPADDTATIAELAAAVRASAARLVLVSPEVGLSLVPTTPLGRAFTDALGATNRAVADACDAVALVVAGQTAWLKPAATPTHPGMPAVPGQADVPAQAGPGQGAAQPSPTQAGAPAQAGPGQAGAPEEALPEVLTPAALAAPASTPAGEPGRPQAGPGRAGAPTQADWAAPTMALPMVATGLVIQPGMELPMPDDYTGPQAVDRLATLDIPGSGLGVLEQVVGFAAATQGTATPTPWGTVRVLLLHGDHEGGASAGATPGESARRARQARAGKGALARLAAENGASLQVVETPTSAPIEEGPALTGEQVESALRYGWRLAEQAADAGVQLLVLAACGAGTETAAAAVLAATAGAEPPAVLGRVLNERGEYDDAAWMVRCAAVRDALHRTRRSTREAKDILAELGGGDVAVATGVLLGATARRIPVLLDGPVGVAAGMVSRDLAGQARHWCLLPDHGGRPGVRLAADVLGLTPLLDLRLDLGEGATALAALPLLRSALTLAAGLPVHPSLGGGDDEDFTEPEPAGPGPTSTDPEPEFAEPEPAGPGPTSTEPEFTEPAPVQGPTSTEPGPEFAEPEPAGPGPTTVGPDEPVAPGRRAD; translated from the coding sequence ATGTCCGTTGACGGGTGGAACACCCTCCTGGTGCTCGGCGGTATCCGCTCCGGCAAGTCGGAGTTCGCCGAATCGGTGGTCGCCGACGCGCCCACGGTCCGGTACGTGGCCACCGCCCCCGCGGGGGACCCGGAGGACACCGAGTGGGCGACCCGCCTCGCGGCGCACCGCGCCCGCCGGCCGGGAAGCTGGACGACCGAGGAGACCGCCGCGGACCCCGGCCGGCTGGCCGAGGTGATCGCGGCGGCCGGACCGAACGAGACGCTGCTCGTGGACGACCTGGGCGGCTGGGTGACAGTGCTGCTCGACCCGGCCCACCAGCCGGCCGACGACACGGCCACCATCGCCGAACTGGCCGCGGCGGTCCGCGCCAGCGCCGCCCGGCTGGTGCTGGTCAGCCCCGAGGTGGGCCTGTCCCTGGTGCCCACCACGCCGCTGGGCCGGGCGTTCACCGACGCGCTGGGCGCGACCAACCGGGCCGTCGCCGACGCCTGCGACGCCGTCGCGCTGGTGGTGGCCGGGCAGACCGCCTGGCTGAAGCCGGCCGCCACCCCGACCCACCCCGGCATGCCGGCCGTCCCCGGCCAGGCGGACGTCCCGGCGCAGGCCGGCCCCGGCCAGGGCGCGGCGCAGCCGTCCCCCACCCAGGCGGGCGCCCCGGCGCAGGCCGGTCCCGGCCAGGCTGGCGCGCCCGAGGAGGCGTTGCCCGAGGTGCTCACCCCGGCAGCGCTCGCCGCCCCGGCGTCGACGCCGGCCGGCGAACCTGGCCGGCCGCAGGCCGGTCCCGGGCGAGCTGGCGCGCCCACCCAGGCCGACTGGGCCGCGCCCACCATGGCGCTGCCGATGGTCGCCACCGGCCTGGTCATCCAGCCGGGCATGGAACTGCCGATGCCCGACGACTACACCGGTCCGCAGGCGGTCGACCGGCTGGCCACCCTGGACATCCCGGGCTCGGGCCTCGGCGTGCTGGAGCAGGTGGTCGGCTTCGCCGCCGCCACCCAGGGCACCGCGACCCCGACGCCGTGGGGCACCGTCCGGGTGCTGCTGCTGCACGGCGACCACGAGGGCGGGGCGTCGGCCGGCGCCACGCCCGGCGAGTCGGCCCGCCGCGCCCGGCAGGCGCGCGCCGGCAAGGGAGCCCTGGCCCGGCTGGCCGCCGAGAACGGCGCGAGCCTCCAGGTGGTCGAGACGCCCACCTCCGCGCCCATCGAGGAGGGGCCGGCGCTCACCGGCGAGCAGGTCGAGTCGGCCCTGCGCTACGGCTGGCGGCTCGCGGAGCAGGCCGCCGACGCGGGCGTACAGCTGCTGGTGCTCGCGGCGTGCGGAGCCGGCACCGAGACGGCCGCCGCGGCGGTGCTGGCGGCCACGGCCGGCGCGGAACCCCCGGCGGTCCTCGGGCGGGTGCTGAACGAGCGGGGCGAGTACGACGACGCCGCCTGGATGGTCCGCTGCGCGGCCGTGCGGGACGCGCTGCACCGCACCCGGCGCTCCACCCGGGAGGCCAAGGACATCCTCGCCGAGCTGGGCGGCGGCGACGTGGCGGTGGCCACCGGCGTGCTGCTGGGCGCGACCGCCCGGCGCATCCCGGTGCTGCTGGACGGGCCGGTCGGGGTGGCCGCCGGCATGGTGAGCCGCGACCTGGCCGGGCAGGCCCGGCACTGGTGCCTGCTGCCCGACCACGGCGGCCGGCCCGGGGTGCGGCTCGCCGCCGACGTGCTGGGCCTGACCCCGCTGCTGGACCTGCGGCTCGACCTGGGCGAGGGCGCGACCGCGCTGGCCGCCCTGCCGCTGCTGCGCTCGGCCCTGACGCTCGCCGCCGGCCTGCCCGTGCACCCGTCGCTCGGCGGCGGGGACGACGAGGACTTCACCGAGCCCGAACCGGCCGGCCCCGGGCCGACCAGCACGGACCCGGAGCCGGAGTTCGCCGAACCCGAGCCGGCCGGGCCGGGGCCCACCAGCACGGAGCCGGAGTTCACCGAGCCCGCGCCGGTGCAGGGACCGACCAGCACCGAACCCGGGCCGGAGTTCGCCGAGCCGGAGCCGGCCGGACCGGGGCCCACCACTGTCGGGCCGGACGAGCCGGTGGCCCCCGGCCGCCGTGCCGACTGA
- a CDS encoding serine/threonine-protein kinase, which yields MLTQGVVLSERYRLGERIATGGMGAVWKCTDTLLGREVAVKVLLPSLVADPEFTTRFHAEARMLAALRHPGIVQVHDFGSATLADGSQVSYLVMEYVDGEPLVTWIRRAGRLDPASTMSVVAQAAHALHAAHLAGIVHRDVKPGNLLVKRDGTVVLVDFGIARASTMAGITAAHMVLGTASYMSPEQAAGQPVSPVTDVYALGAVAYFCLAGRPPFDGDNPLQVAMRHVQDEPPPLVGTPPAVVEVVGRALAKRPADRFPSALALAEAAQDARDATLAALPVPPRPPWAVAGPAVPGAAVLPAPAPIPGPPGGTPPTGQPPAAFPAAPPAAAFPAAPPPAPGTDPAGHTVTPGPAPTPGPVPTPGPVPAPTPGPVSAAGPGFAAPGRASAPPGHVPAPPAHASTPSGSAFAAPGHAPASGPVSPPGPAWSVGVAQPGRPPGGYGSVQDRHAGSGVPPTLEESAERRGRGRALALAGAAGVVLVAVLTAVAVAALRSPDDTDPGQRPAALTGESPIADPVQPEGSAGASASAGAGPTPSRTGRPSRSPSATPSRPAADAGAPSSGDPAPTTGAPAPTASTAGPKQPYTAGQVCGSGYQVVDSATLTAGGVRRGRVYLLYSSAAGTNCVVTLKDTDVGRATTVTTYLEVQGKARQTESGSYQYYAGPVRASAAGVCVKWGGSAGGASYASPFEHCD from the coding sequence GTGCTGACTCAAGGAGTGGTGCTCAGCGAGCGCTATCGGCTGGGCGAACGCATCGCGACGGGCGGCATGGGGGCCGTCTGGAAGTGCACCGACACCCTGCTGGGCCGCGAGGTCGCGGTGAAGGTGCTGCTCCCGTCGCTGGTCGCCGACCCCGAGTTCACCACCCGCTTCCACGCCGAGGCCCGGATGCTGGCCGCACTGCGTCACCCGGGCATCGTCCAGGTGCACGACTTCGGCTCGGCGACCCTCGCCGACGGCAGCCAGGTCAGCTACCTGGTGATGGAGTACGTCGACGGCGAGCCGCTGGTCACCTGGATCCGGCGCGCCGGCCGGCTCGACCCGGCGTCCACCATGTCGGTGGTGGCGCAGGCCGCGCACGCGCTGCACGCCGCCCACCTCGCCGGGATCGTGCACCGCGACGTGAAGCCCGGCAACCTGCTGGTCAAGCGGGACGGCACGGTGGTGCTCGTCGACTTCGGGATCGCCCGGGCCAGCACCATGGCGGGCATCACGGCCGCGCACATGGTGCTGGGCACCGCCTCGTACATGTCGCCGGAGCAGGCCGCCGGCCAGCCGGTGTCGCCGGTCACCGACGTCTACGCGCTCGGCGCGGTCGCGTACTTCTGTCTGGCCGGGCGGCCGCCCTTCGACGGTGACAACCCGCTCCAGGTGGCCATGCGGCACGTCCAGGACGAGCCGCCGCCGCTTGTCGGCACGCCCCCGGCGGTGGTCGAGGTGGTCGGGCGGGCGCTGGCGAAGCGTCCGGCCGACCGGTTCCCGAGCGCGCTCGCCCTGGCCGAGGCCGCCCAGGACGCGCGGGACGCCACCCTCGCCGCCCTGCCCGTCCCCCCGCGCCCGCCGTGGGCGGTGGCCGGGCCGGCCGTGCCGGGCGCGGCCGTCCTGCCGGCGCCCGCGCCGATCCCGGGCCCACCCGGTGGTACGCCGCCCACCGGCCAGCCGCCCGCCGCGTTCCCGGCCGCGCCGCCGGCCGCCGCGTTCCCGGCCGCGCCACCGCCCGCTCCGGGGACCGACCCCGCCGGGCACACCGTGACGCCCGGTCCCGCCCCCACGCCCGGTCCCGTCCCCACGCCCGGCCCTGTCCCCGCGCCCACGCCCGGTCCCGTCTCCGCGGCCGGTCCAGGCTTCGCCGCCCCCGGCCGCGCCTCCGCACCTCCCGGGCACGTCCCCGCACCTCCCGCGCACGCCTCAACGCCTTCCGGGTCAGCCTTCGCGGCTCCCGGGCACGCCCCGGCTTCCGGGCCGGTCTCCCCGCCGGGGCCGGCCTGGTCGGTCGGGGTCGCGCAGCCCGGGCGGCCGCCCGGCGGGTACGGCTCGGTCCAGGACCGGCACGCCGGGTCGGGGGTGCCACCGACGCTGGAGGAGTCCGCGGAGCGCCGGGGTCGCGGCCGGGCGCTGGCGCTGGCCGGGGCGGCCGGGGTCGTCCTCGTCGCGGTGCTGACCGCGGTGGCCGTGGCGGCGCTGCGCTCCCCCGACGACACGGACCCGGGGCAACGCCCGGCCGCGCTGACCGGGGAGTCCCCGATCGCCGACCCGGTGCAGCCGGAAGGCTCGGCCGGCGCCAGCGCCAGTGCCGGTGCGGGGCCGACGCCGAGCCGCACCGGCCGGCCGAGCCGGTCCCCGTCGGCCACGCCGAGCCGACCGGCGGCGGACGCCGGCGCCCCGTCGAGCGGGGACCCCGCGCCGACCACCGGCGCGCCCGCGCCCACCGCGAGCACGGCGGGACCGAAGCAGCCCTACACGGCGGGTCAGGTGTGCGGCAGCGGCTACCAGGTGGTCGACTCGGCGACGCTGACCGCCGGCGGGGTGCGCCGGGGCCGGGTCTACCTGCTCTACAGCAGCGCCGCCGGCACCAACTGCGTGGTCACGCTCAAGGACACCGACGTCGGGCGGGCCACCACGGTGACCACGTACCTGGAGGTGCAGGGCAAGGCGCGGCAGACCGAGAGCGGCAGCTACCAGTACTACGCCGGGCCGGTACGGGCGAGCGCCGCCGGGGTCTGCGTGAAGTGGGGCGGGTCGGCAGGCGGGGCCAGCTACGCCAGCCCGTTCGAGCACTGCGACTGA